A window of Methanobacterium veterum contains these coding sequences:
- a CDS encoding HAAS signaling domain-containing protein, with protein MDKEEYLKKLDKLLKKLPEDDREDLILDYEEHFRIGVENGRTEEEISEALGDPENVAKQIKADYMVKKAEDKPSPGSIIEAVLAVAGLGLFNIVFVAGPSLLLAVVIISLVVAGFAIIIIGILTMLSPLLQVFFPKYIHLPVQGGILGTLIMVVGGIGVTVMGTFFVIVMAYAANRFYKIVIKLLKSNLDDIKKRTEVFK; from the coding sequence ATGGATAAGGAGGAATATCTCAAAAAGCTCGATAAACTGCTGAAAAAATTACCAGAAGATGACAGAGAAGATCTGATTTTAGACTATGAGGAACACTTTAGAATAGGTGTGGAAAACGGCAGGACTGAAGAAGAAATTTCAGAGGCATTAGGGGATCCTGAAAATGTCGCTAAACAAATTAAAGCAGATTATATGGTCAAAAAAGCCGAAGATAAGCCGTCTCCAGGCAGTATAATTGAAGCAGTGCTGGCAGTGGCAGGACTTGGTCTTTTTAATATAGTATTTGTAGCCGGACCTTCTTTGCTGCTTGCAGTGGTTATTATCAGTTTAGTTGTGGCAGGATTTGCAATAATTATTATAGGAATTTTAACTATGTTATCACCTTTATTACAGGTATTTTTCCCAAAGTACATTCACTTGCCTGTACAGGGAGGAATATTGGGAACTTTAATAATGGTGGTAGGTGGTATTGGCGTAACAGTAATGGGTACATTTTTTGTAATAGTTATGGCATACGCAGCCAACAGGTTCTACAAAATAGTAATTAAACTATTAAAATCAAATTTGGATGATATAAAAAAACGAACTGAGGTATTTAAATAA
- a CDS encoding PadR family transcriptional regulator — MNAQFKKGVLELCVLVLLDRKDCYGYEMVDEISKNISISEGTIYPLLRRLKKEGLVSSYLKESQDGPPRKYYQITELGKEKKENLVAEWDEFSAAVTDLLN; from the coding sequence ATGAATGCTCAATTTAAAAAAGGGGTACTGGAACTTTGTGTGTTAGTGCTTCTTGACAGAAAGGACTGTTATGGTTACGAAATGGTTGATGAAATATCTAAAAATATTTCAATTTCGGAAGGCACTATCTATCCTCTTTTAAGGCGGCTAAAAAAGGAAGGTTTAGTAAGCTCTTATTTGAAAGAGTCCCAGGATGGCCCTCCTAGAAAATATTACCAAATAACAGAGCTGGGAAAAGAAAAAAAGGAAAATTTAGTTGCAGAATGGGATGAATTTTCTGCAGCTGTTACTGATTTACTTAATTAA
- a CDS encoding ArsR/SmtB family transcription factor → MDKFIWGILAGTKGATNRARIIDELKNRPYNVNQLAEKLELDYKTVKHHIRVLERNNMVTSTGKKYGALYFLSDKMEQNYDSFQEIWEEFRKSNEACAIYDHAS, encoded by the coding sequence ATGGATAAATTTATTTGGGGGATACTTGCAGGTACTAAAGGAGCAACAAATCGTGCTAGAATTATAGATGAGCTGAAAAATAGGCCTTATAATGTCAATCAACTTGCTGAAAAACTTGAACTTGATTATAAAACTGTAAAGCATCATATTCGAGTTTTAGAAAGAAATAACATGGTCACATCAACTGGAAAGAAGTACGGTGCTTTGTACTTCCTTTCAGATAAAATGGAGCAAAACTACGATAGTTTTCAGGAGATATGGGAAGAATTCAGAAAATCTAATGAAGCATGTGCCATTTATGATCACGCCTCCTGA
- a CDS encoding GNAT family N-acetyltransferase has translation MRFIRLNTDKHDLNKVSELIYETELTIFKQLLGKDEKEATENIRNLVKSGNNYFGHENIHVVCDDDGNMLGILVSFSGRETSSWNDLKAYFRILNFYNFLKCAVKGTLINRSLTASLGKNDYYLSNIAVDPQYRGQGIGTYLLKNAVKTAEDKGCKRVLLDVTFKNKGAKRLYERFGFKVYSKNTPKLFKGHGTLSMEYLLH, from the coding sequence ATGAGGTTTATAAGACTTAATACTGATAAACATGACTTGAATAAAGTTTCTGAGCTAATTTATGAAACTGAATTAACAATATTTAAGCAGTTACTTGGAAAAGATGAAAAAGAAGCCACAGAAAATATAAGAAACCTTGTAAAATCTGGGAATAATTATTTTGGGCATGAAAATATTCATGTGGTTTGTGATGATGATGGGAACATGTTGGGCATTTTAGTTTCATTCAGCGGTAGAGAAACAAGCTCATGGAATGATCTTAAAGCGTATTTTAGGATATTGAACTTCTATAACTTTTTGAAGTGTGCAGTGAAAGGAACTTTAATAAATAGGTCCCTTACAGCAAGTCTTGGCAAAAATGATTACTATTTAAGTAATATTGCAGTTGATCCTCAATACAGGGGTCAGGGAATTGGAACATACCTCTTGAAAAATGCAGTTAAAACTGCAGAAGATAAAGGCTGCAAGCGCGTGCTTCTTGATGTGACATTTAAAAATAAAGGTGCAAAGAGATTATATGAAAGATTTGGATTTAAAGTTTACAGTAAAAATACTCCTAAGCTGTTTAAAGGCCATGGAACTTTAAGTATGGAATATTTACTCCATTAA